A single region of the Bacteroides luhongzhouii genome encodes:
- a CDS encoding UpxY family transcription antiterminator: protein MILTKETLSAGPKIGTGEGVAHSKRWYVALVRMHHEKKVAERLDKMGIENFVPVQQEVHQWSDRRKVVESVLLPMMVFVHADPKERKEVLSFSTVSRYMVMRGESSPTIIPDEQMARFRFMLDYSEEAICMNSAPLARGERVRVVKGPLTGLVGELVTVDGRSKIAVRLNMLGCACADMPVGYVEPVLPF from the coding sequence ATGATTCTAACGAAAGAAACTTTAAGTGCTGGGCCTAAAATTGGGACAGGGGAAGGCGTAGCACACTCTAAACGCTGGTATGTCGCTCTGGTCCGTATGCATCATGAAAAGAAAGTAGCCGAGCGTTTAGATAAAATGGGGATTGAAAATTTTGTACCAGTCCAGCAAGAAGTACATCAATGGAGCGACCGCCGAAAAGTGGTTGAATCCGTATTGCTTCCTATGATGGTTTTTGTACACGCTGACCCCAAAGAACGTAAAGAGGTTCTTTCCTTTTCTACAGTTAGTCGGTATATGGTAATGCGCGGTGAGAGCAGTCCGACTATCATTCCTGATGAACAAATGGCCCGTTTCCGTTTTATGCTCGACTATTCCGAAGAGGCAATCTGTATGAATAGTGCTCCTTTGGCACGTGGTGAAAGAGTACGTGTTGTCAAAGGGCCTTTGACAGGACTTGTAGGAGAACTTGTTACAGTAGATGGCAGAAGCAAGATTGCTGTCCGGTTGAATATGCTGGGGTGTGCTTGTGCGGATATGCCGGTTGGGTATGTGGAGCCAGTTCTTCCATTTTGA
- a CDS encoding tyrosine-type DNA invertase cluster 3b: MQMMNKNGFSRCGENYINRLRKEGRYSTAHVYKNALYSFSKFCGTLNMSFRQVTKERLRRYGQYLYECGLKPNTISTYMRMLRSIYNRGVEAGSAPYVPRLFHDVYTGVDVRQKKALPAGELHKLLYEDPKSERLRRTQTIAALMFQFCGMSFADLAHLEKSALDQSVLRYNRIKTKTPMSVEILDTAKGMINQLRSNKEPIPDCPDYLFDILCSNKKRRDERAYREYQSALRRFNNRLKDLARALRLNSPVSSYTLRHSWATTAKYRGVPIEMISESLGHKSIKTTQIYLKGFELRERTEVNKGNLSYIRNFRLGR; encoded by the coding sequence ATGCAAATGATGAATAAAAATGGATTTAGTCGATGTGGGGAGAACTACATCAATCGTTTACGAAAGGAGGGGCGCTATTCTACGGCTCATGTCTATAAGAATGCCCTTTATTCCTTCAGTAAGTTTTGTGGTACGTTGAATATGTCGTTCAGACAGGTCACCAAAGAACGTTTACGACGTTATGGCCAGTATCTTTATGAGTGTGGTTTGAAGCCTAATACGATTTCTACGTATATGCGTATGCTTCGTAGTATTTACAATCGGGGAGTAGAAGCGGGGAGTGCTCCTTATGTTCCCCGATTATTTCATGATGTCTATACAGGCGTGGATGTCCGGCAGAAGAAAGCTTTGCCTGCCGGTGAATTGCACAAACTTTTGTATGAAGATCCTAAATCGGAGCGTTTACGTCGTACCCAAACAATTGCCGCCTTAATGTTCCAGTTTTGTGGAATGTCATTCGCTGATTTAGCGCATTTGGAAAAATCAGCTTTAGATCAGAGTGTATTACGTTATAATCGAATCAAAACGAAAACTCCTATGAGCGTCGAAATATTGGACACCGCCAAGGGAATGATTAATCAGCTCCGGAGTAATAAGGAACCCATTCCCGATTGTCCTGACTATCTGTTTGATATACTTTGCAGTAACAAGAAACGGAGGGATGAAAGGGCATACCGTGAATATCAGTCTGCTCTTCGGAGATTTAATAATCGTTTGAAAGATTTGGCGAGAGCTCTGCGGTTGAATTCTCCCGTCTCTTCTTACACGCTCCGCCATTCTTGGGCAACGACAGCCAAGTATCGTGGAGTTCCAATTGAAATGATTAGTGAATCATTGGGACATAAATCTATAAAAACCACGCAAATCTATTTGAAGGGGTTTGAGCTAAGAGAACGTACAGAGGTAAATAAAGGGAATTTATCTTACATTAGGAACTTTCGTTTAGGTAGATAA
- a CDS encoding DUF4119 family protein — MSSKKSKKGSKSDKAKRNVQTMEKAPERHSKEEIISEEELENRIAISGDIRLYLTMHLRIFIDGYFHHPKKKKLINLAQYIYDQKVLYIHKHGGYKLMELSSIHAELAALKKSVEEEYMKEKKEKREQAEKLKSKY; from the coding sequence ATGAGCAGTAAAAAATCTAAAAAAGGCAGTAAAAGCGACAAAGCAAAAAGAAATGTTCAAACAATGGAAAAAGCCCCTGAAAGGCATTCAAAGGAAGAAATCATCAGTGAAGAAGAGCTGGAAAACAGAATAGCAATCAGTGGAGATATCCGCCTTTATCTCACCATGCATTTGAGAATCTTTATCGATGGATATTTCCACCATCCTAAGAAAAAAAAGCTGATAAATCTAGCCCAATATATCTATGACCAAAAAGTATTATACATTCACAAGCATGGCGGATATAAGTTGATGGAACTTAGCAGTATACATGCTGAATTGGCAGCGTTGAAAAAGTCTGTTGAAGAAGAATATATGAAAGAGAAAAAGGAAAAAAGAGAACAGGCTGAAAAGCTTAAAAGCAAGTACTAA
- a CDS encoding SH3 beta-barrel fold-containing protein — MRQKIKKGKLEACKLVWKKRITAEKGISDKCAERIVQECIKLIERMLYGNAMIAFHKQDGTFCLERGTLVGYEKFFHREFNITAKQESIVYWSEEQKGWRRFMIGNLMEWKAIV; from the coding sequence ATGAGACAAAAAATCAAGAAAGGCAAGTTGGAAGCTTGCAAATTGGTATGGAAAAAACGTATTACTGCCGAAAAGGGGATTTCGGATAAATGTGCGGAGAGAATTGTACAAGAGTGCATTAAACTAATAGAACGCATGTTGTATGGAAATGCAATGATAGCTTTTCACAAACAGGATGGTACGTTCTGCCTGGAAAGGGGAACACTGGTAGGATATGAAAAATTCTTTCATAGAGAATTCAATATCACAGCAAAACAAGAGTCTATTGTCTATTGGAGTGAAGAACAAAAAGGATGGAGAAGATTCATGATCGGAAACCTGATGGAGTGGAAAGCGATTGTATAA
- a CDS encoding DUF4373 domain-containing protein, which yields MNMINKGIPYFPTPANFFDEEVMELLEAKFGVLASYMVMRLLCKIYKEGYYISWGKEQNLIFVRKVGGGIKEDMMEKIVDLLLEKGFFHKETYEKHGILTSEQIQRVWFEATTRRKIDFSQLPYLLEAKQRKRIHKDELNKENANIFPTQEEVSSENADISRQTKLKETKLNTEEEEISDASFEIPGYAYNQATHNMNGLIESLEHHKVTNSEEKQAILRLSDYGKKGTLVWRLLSNTTWSKIGAPGKYIIAALASGRK from the coding sequence ATGAATATGATTAATAAAGGGATACCTTACTTCCCGACACCGGCAAACTTTTTTGACGAAGAGGTTATGGAGTTATTAGAAGCTAAATTTGGAGTGTTAGCTTCTTATATGGTCATGAGATTGCTTTGCAAAATCTATAAAGAGGGATATTACATTTCTTGGGGAAAAGAGCAAAACCTGATTTTCGTCCGCAAAGTAGGCGGCGGGATTAAAGAGGATATGATGGAAAAAATTGTCGATCTGTTATTGGAAAAAGGATTTTTCCATAAGGAAACATACGAGAAACACGGTATACTCACTTCGGAACAGATTCAAAGAGTGTGGTTCGAAGCTACGACACGAAGAAAAATAGATTTCTCACAACTACCTTATTTATTAGAGGCCAAACAGAGAAAAAGGATACACAAGGATGAGTTGAACAAGGAAAATGCTAACATTTTTCCAACTCAAGAGGAGGTGAGTTCAGAAAATGCAGACATTTCTCGACAAACTAAACTAAAGGAAACTAAACTAAATACTGAAGAAGAAGAAATAAGCGATGCTTCGTTTGAAATTCCGGGGTATGCATACAATCAGGCCACACACAACATGAACGGACTGATAGAAAGTCTGGAACACCACAAAGTGACTAATTCGGAAGAGAAGCAGGCAATTCTCCGGCTATCGGATTATGGCAAGAAAGGCACCCTGGTGTGGAGACTACTCTCCAATACGACCTGGAGCAAAATAGGAGCACCGGGAAAATACATCATTGCGGCGTTAGCTAGCGGACGGAAATAA
- the pyrB gene encoding aspartate carbamoyltransferase: MENRSLVTIAEHSKEKILYMLEMAKQFEMNPNRRLLQGKVVATLFFEPSTRTRLSFETAANRLGARVIGFSDPKATSSSKGETLKDTIMMVSNYADIIVMRHYLEGAARYASEVAPVPIVNAGDGANQHPSQTMLDLYSIYKTQGTLENLNIFLVGDLKYGRTVHSLLMAMRHFNPTFHFIAPEELKMPEEYKLYCKTHQIKYVEHTDFSEEVIADADILYMTRVQRERFTDLMEYERVKNVYILRNKMLENTRPNLRILHPLPRVNEIAYDVDDNPKAYYFQQAQNGLYAREAILCDVLGITLDDVKNDILL; the protein is encoded by the coding sequence ATGGAAAACAGAAGTTTAGTAACCATTGCCGAACATTCTAAAGAAAAAATCCTCTACATGCTCGAAATGGCGAAGCAGTTTGAAATGAACCCTAATCGCCGGTTATTACAAGGAAAGGTAGTAGCAACCCTGTTCTTCGAACCTTCCACCCGTACCCGCTTGAGTTTTGAAACAGCTGCCAACCGTCTGGGTGCACGAGTAATCGGATTTTCGGACCCCAAGGCTACCAGCTCTTCCAAAGGGGAAACACTTAAAGACACGATCATGATGGTGAGCAACTATGCAGATATTATCGTCATGCGACACTATCTCGAAGGAGCTGCACGGTATGCAAGCGAAGTGGCACCGGTGCCTATTGTCAACGCTGGTGACGGAGCCAACCAACACCCGTCACAGACGATGCTCGATCTTTACTCTATCTACAAGACGCAAGGAACGCTGGAAAATCTGAATATTTTCCTGGTGGGTGACTTGAAATACGGCCGCACCGTACATTCATTGCTGATGGCTATGCGCCACTTCAATCCGACTTTCCACTTCATCGCTCCCGAGGAATTGAAAATGCCGGAAGAATACAAACTTTACTGTAAAACGCACCAAATAAAATACGTTGAACATACGGACTTTTCCGAAGAGGTTATCGCTGACGCCGATATTCTGTATATGACCCGTGTACAACGCGAACGTTTCACTGATCTGATGGAATATGAACGGGTGAAGAATGTATATATTCTACGTAACAAAATGTTGGAGAATACACGTCCGAACCTGCGTATCCTGCACCCGCTTCCCCGTGTCAACGAAATTGCTTACGATGTAGATGACAACCCGAAAGCATATTATTTCCAACAGGCGCAAAACGGTCTGTATGCCCGCGAAGCAATTCTTTGCGATGTATTAGGTATCACATTAGATGACGTTAAAAACGATATTTTATTATGA
- the pyrI gene encoding aspartate carbamoyltransferase regulatory subunit — translation MSENKQALQVAALKNGTVIDHIPSEKLFTVVQLLGVEQMTSNITIGFNLDSKKLGKKGIIKIADKFFCDEEINRISVVAPHVKLNIIRDYEVVEKKEVKMPDTLHGIVKCANPKCITNNEPMNTIFHVIDKDNCIVKCHYCEKEQKREEITII, via the coding sequence ATGAGCGAAAATAAACAAGCATTGCAAGTAGCTGCCCTGAAAAACGGGACAGTGATTGACCATATCCCATCTGAAAAGCTCTTCACCGTAGTGCAACTGCTCGGTGTGGAACAAATGACAAGCAATATCACAATCGGATTCAACCTCGACAGCAAAAAGCTGGGCAAAAAAGGAATCATCAAAATCGCAGATAAATTCTTTTGTGACGAAGAGATCAACCGTATTTCGGTAGTGGCACCGCACGTCAAACTGAACATTATCCGCGATTACGAGGTAGTGGAAAAGAAAGAGGTAAAAATGCCGGATACACTTCATGGCATCGTGAAATGTGCCAATCCGAAATGTATCACCAACAATGAACCGATGAACACCATCTTTCATGTGATAGATAAGGATAATTGCATCGTGAAATGCCATTATTGCGAGAAAGAGCAGAAACGTGAAGAGATTACGATCATTTAA
- a CDS encoding flavin reductase family protein, translating into MKQDWKPGTMIYPLPAVLVSCGKEESEYNIITVAWTGTICTNPPMCYISVRPERHSYDIIKKNMEFVINLTTKDMAFATDWCGVRSGRDYHKFEEMKLTPGQCTVVSAPLIEESPLCIECRVKEIISLGSHDMFIANVVNVRADDRNLNPETGKLELAEANPLVYVHGGYYNLGEKIGKFGWSVEKKKS; encoded by the coding sequence ATGAAACAGGACTGGAAACCAGGAACGATGATTTATCCGCTGCCGGCTGTACTGGTCAGTTGCGGAAAGGAAGAAAGCGAATATAATATTATCACTGTAGCATGGACGGGTACGATTTGCACGAACCCGCCTATGTGTTATATATCCGTACGTCCGGAACGCCATTCTTATGATATTATCAAAAAGAACATGGAGTTTGTCATCAACCTGACAACCAAAGACATGGCTTTTGCCACCGACTGGTGCGGAGTTCGTTCGGGACGTGATTATCATAAATTCGAAGAGATGAAACTGACACCCGGACAGTGTACGGTGGTCAGCGCACCGCTGATTGAGGAATCACCTCTTTGCATTGAATGTCGTGTAAAAGAAATCATCTCTCTTGGTTCACACGATATGTTTATTGCCAATGTGGTAAATGTGCGTGCCGACGACCGGAACCTGAACCCCGAAACCGGAAAGCTGGAACTGGCAGAAGCCAATCCGCTGGTATATGTGCACGGAGGATATTACAATTTAGGAGAGAAAATAGGTAAGTTCGGCTGGAGTGTAGAAAAGAAAAAATCATAA
- a CDS encoding porin family protein: MDMLRKYILLGLIVVAGSPVAGQNYNADRVDRPNTKKINVGIKAGFNSSMFMVSELKIKDVTIDEVQNNYKIGYFGALFMRINMKKHFIQPEVSYNVSKCEITFDKLGSQHPAIEPDYASVQSVLHSVDFPVLYGYNVVKKGPYGMSIFAGPKLRYLWGKHNEITFKNFDQKGIHEKLYPFNVSAVIGVGVNISRIFFDFRYEQGIGNISKSIIYDNINSDGSTGVSHIIFRRRDSALSFSLGFIL, encoded by the coding sequence ATGGATATGCTGCGTAAATACATTCTTCTCGGTTTAATAGTTGTAGCCGGCAGCCCGGTTGCCGGCCAGAATTATAACGCAGACAGAGTAGACCGTCCCAACACAAAAAAAATAAATGTCGGTATCAAGGCGGGGTTCAACTCTTCCATGTTTATGGTATCTGAACTAAAAATTAAAGATGTAACCATTGATGAGGTGCAAAATAACTACAAGATAGGTTATTTCGGTGCCCTCTTCATGCGCATCAACATGAAAAAGCATTTCATTCAGCCCGAAGTGTCGTATAATGTAAGCAAATGTGAGATTACTTTTGACAAACTCGGTTCCCAGCATCCTGCCATCGAGCCTGATTACGCTTCGGTGCAATCAGTGTTGCACAGTGTCGATTTTCCCGTTCTATATGGATATAATGTGGTGAAAAAAGGGCCTTACGGAATGTCAATCTTCGCAGGTCCAAAGCTTCGCTACCTATGGGGAAAGCACAATGAAATCACTTTTAAGAACTTCGATCAGAAAGGTATCCACGAAAAGTTGTATCCGTTCAATGTCAGCGCAGTGATTGGCGTAGGTGTCAACATCTCGCGTATCTTCTTCGATTTCCGCTACGAACAAGGCATAGGAAACATCTCCAAGTCTATTATTTATGACAATATCAACTCTGATGGCAGTACGGGTGTGAGCCATATTATTTTCCGCCGCCGTGACAGCGCGTTAAGTTTTTCATTGGGATTCATTCTTTAA
- the glyA gene encoding serine hydroxymethyltransferase — MKRDDLIFDIIEKEHQRQLKGIELIASENFVSDQVMQAMGSCLTNKYAEGYPGKRYYGGCEVVDQSEQIAIDRLKEIFGAEWANVQPHSGAQANAAVFLAVLNPGDKFMGLNLAHGGHLSHGSLVNTSGIIYTPCEYNLNKETGRVDYDQMEEVALREKPKMIIGGGSAYSREWDYKRMREIADKVGAILMIDMAHPAGLIAAGVLENPVKYAHIVTSTTHKTLRGPRGGVIMMGKDFPNPWGKTTPKGEIKMMSQLLDSAVFPGIQGGPLEHVIAAKAVAFGEILQPEFKEYAKQVQKNAAVLAQALIDRGFTIVSGGTDNHSMLVDLRSKYPDLTGKVAEKALVSADITVNKNMVPFDSRSAFQTSGIRLGTPAITTRGAKEDLMIEIAEMIETVLSNVENEEVIAQVRARVNETMKKYPLFAY; from the coding sequence ATGAAAAGAGACGACTTAATTTTCGACATCATCGAAAAAGAGCATCAACGTCAGTTGAAAGGAATCGAGCTGATTGCATCAGAAAACTTTGTGAGTGACCAGGTAATGCAGGCAATGGGTTCTTGCCTGACTAACAAGTACGCAGAAGGTTATCCCGGCAAACGTTACTATGGAGGTTGCGAAGTAGTAGACCAAAGCGAACAAATCGCCATCGACCGCCTGAAAGAAATTTTCGGTGCCGAATGGGCAAATGTACAGCCACACTCGGGAGCACAAGCTAATGCTGCTGTTTTCCTCGCTGTTCTGAATCCGGGCGACAAATTCATGGGATTAAATCTGGCACACGGCGGACATCTGTCTCATGGTTCATTAGTGAACACTTCCGGTATCATCTATACTCCTTGCGAATATAACCTGAATAAAGAAACAGGACGCGTTGATTACGACCAGATGGAAGAAGTCGCTCTGCGTGAGAAACCAAAAATGATTATCGGTGGTGGTTCTGCATACTCTCGTGAATGGGATTACAAACGTATGCGTGAGATCGCTGACAAAGTAGGCGCTATCCTGATGATTGATATGGCTCACCCTGCCGGTCTGATCGCTGCCGGAGTGCTCGAAAATCCGGTTAAATACGCACATATCGTCACTTCTACTACACATAAAACACTTCGCGGACCTCGTGGTGGTGTCATCATGATGGGCAAGGATTTCCCCAATCCATGGGGTAAGACAACTCCGAAGGGTGAGATCAAGATGATGTCTCAATTACTGGATTCTGCCGTTTTCCCGGGTATCCAAGGCGGACCGCTGGAACATGTAATTGCTGCTAAAGCAGTTGCTTTCGGTGAAATCCTGCAACCTGAATTTAAGGAATATGCTAAACAAGTACAAAAGAATGCTGCCGTACTTGCACAGGCTTTGATTGACCGTGGCTTTACAATCGTTTCCGGTGGTACAGACAACCACTCTATGTTGGTCGACCTGCGTAGCAAATATCCTGATCTGACAGGTAAAGTGGCAGAAAAAGCATTGGTTTCTGCTGATATTACCGTTAACAAGAACATGGTTCCGTTCGACAGCCGTTCGGCTTTCCAGACTTCCGGTATCCGCTTGGGTACTCCTGCCATCACTACTCGTGGTGCGAAAGAAGACTTGATGATTGAAATTGCTGAAATGATCGAGACAGTATTGTCTAACGTAGAAAATGAGGAAGTTATTGCACAAGTACGTGCACGTGTCAATGAGACAATGAAAAAATACCCTCTTTTCGCTTACTAA
- a CDS encoding formate--tetrahydrofolate ligase — translation MKSDIEIARSIELKKIKQVAECIGIPREEVENYGRYIAKIPEQLIDEEKVKKSNLILVTAITATKAGIGKTTVSIGLALGLNKIGKNAIVALREPSLGPCFGMKGGAAGGGYAQVLPMDKINLHFTGDFHAITSAHNMISALLDNYLYQNQAKGFGLKEILWRRVLDVNDRSLRSIVVGLGPKSNGITQESGFDITPASEIMAILCLSKDVSDLRRRIENILLGFTYEDQPFTVKDLGVAGAITVLLKDAIHPNLVQTTEGTAAFVHGGPFANIAHGCNSILATKLAMSFGDYVITEAGFGADLGAEKFYNIKCRKSGLQPRLTVIVATAQGLKMHGGVSLDRIKEPNMEGLKEGLRNLDKHVRNLRSFGQTIIVAFNKFASDTDEEMELLREHCEQLGVGFAINNAFSEGGEGAVDMARLVVDTIENNPSEPLRYTYKEEDNIQQKIEKVATNIYGASVITYSSIARNRIKLIEKMGITHYPVCIAKTQYSFSADPKIYGAVNNFEFHIKDIVINNGAEMIVAIAGEILRMPGLPKEPQALYIDVVDGEIEGLS, via the coding sequence AGAGAAGGTGAAGAAAAGCAATCTCATCCTGGTCACTGCTATTACGGCAACCAAAGCGGGCATTGGTAAAACTACAGTATCTATCGGTCTTGCTCTGGGGCTGAATAAGATTGGAAAGAATGCGATTGTCGCTCTTCGTGAGCCGTCTCTCGGTCCTTGTTTCGGTATGAAGGGAGGAGCGGCCGGCGGAGGATATGCACAAGTACTTCCTATGGATAAGATTAACCTCCATTTCACAGGGGATTTTCATGCCATCACTTCTGCCCATAACATGATTTCCGCTTTGCTCGATAATTATCTCTATCAGAATCAGGCAAAAGGTTTCGGATTGAAAGAAATTCTTTGGCGGAGAGTGCTCGACGTAAACGACCGTTCGTTGCGCAGCATTGTTGTCGGTCTCGGACCCAAATCAAACGGGATTACCCAAGAGTCCGGTTTCGATATTACTCCTGCTTCGGAGATTATGGCGATTCTTTGCCTTTCCAAAGATGTGAGTGATTTGCGTCGTCGTATCGAAAATATCCTGTTGGGTTTCACTTATGAAGACCAACCCTTTACTGTAAAAGATTTGGGAGTGGCAGGAGCTATCACTGTGTTGCTGAAAGATGCCATCCATCCTAATTTGGTGCAGACTACCGAAGGAACCGCAGCTTTTGTACACGGCGGTCCGTTCGCTAATATTGCGCATGGTTGTAACTCTATTCTGGCTACTAAACTGGCTATGTCTTTCGGTGATTATGTGATTACAGAAGCCGGATTCGGTGCCGATCTCGGTGCAGAGAAGTTCTATAATATCAAATGTCGTAAGAGCGGACTCCAACCACGTCTCACGGTGATTGTCGCTACGGCGCAAGGACTGAAGATGCACGGTGGTGTCAGTCTCGACCGTATCAAAGAACCGAATATGGAAGGACTGAAAGAAGGATTGCGTAATCTGGACAAACACGTTCGTAATCTTCGTTCATTCGGTCAGACGATTATCGTAGCTTTCAATAAGTTTGCGTCCGACACCGATGAAGAAATGGAATTGTTGCGCGAGCATTGCGAACAGTTGGGAGTCGGTTTCGCCATCAACAATGCGTTCAGTGAAGGAGGAGAGGGGGCAGTAGACATGGCTCGTCTGGTGGTAGATACAATCGAAAATAATCCGTCCGAACCTCTACGTTATACATATAAGGAAGAAGATAATATACAGCAGAAGATTGAAAAGGTGGCTACTAATATTTACGGAGCCAGCGTTATTACTTATAGCAGTATTGCACGCAACCGTATCAAACTGATCGAGAAAATGGGAATCACTCATTATCCGGTTTGTATTGCTAAAACACAGTATTCATTCTCTGCCGATCCTAAGATTTATGGTGCGGTGAACAACTTCGAGTTCCATATTAAAGATATTGTAATCAATAATGGAGCTGAAATGATTGTAGCCATTGCCGGAGAAATTCTTCGTATGCCGGGATTGCCTAAAGAACCGCAAGCATTGTATATTGATGTTGTAGATGGAGAAATTGAAGGATTGAGCTGA